One Coccinella septempunctata chromosome 8, icCocSept1.1, whole genome shotgun sequence genomic window carries:
- the LOC123318853 gene encoding venom allergen 5.01-like, translated as MKIIEILFTTSYLVDFCASKCPNGINGYGMTEKARIDVLFWHKHYRSELVEGLVPNLPKAKEMPEMFYDAELETEAQYFANHCHYEYENVTTKSWGLVGINLHIQVSKNFDRRQEWAQVVYEWWHEQDMYYFGKSVITQAKHFGQIIWAKTENIGCGFTIFPIKHPNLILFHKFYVCAYAPKGNIPGELPYEVVSKGKN; from the exons atgaaaattatcgaaattttattcacAACGAGTTATTTGGTTGACTTCTGTGCCTCCAAATGCCCGAATGGAATAAACG GGTATGGAATGACAGAGAAAGCACGCATTGACGTGCTGTTTTGGCACAAGCACTATAGAAGTGAATTGGTCGAAGGATTAGTACCTAATCTCCCTAAAGCGAAGGAAATGCCAGAAATG TTCTACGATGCTGAATTAGAAACCGAAGCTCAATATTTCGCAAATCATTGCCATTATGAATATGAGAACGTTACCACAA aatcttGGGGACTGGTGGGTATAAATTTACATATTCAGGTCAGTAAGAACTTCGATAGGAGGCAAGAGTGGGCTCAAGTTGTATACGAATGGTGGCACGAGCAAGATATGTATTATTTTGGTAAAAGTGTTATTACCCAAGCTAAACATTTTGGACAG ataatttGGGCAAAAACTGAGAATATTGGATGTGGCTTCACAATCTTCCCAATTAAACATCCTAATCTGATACTTTTCCACAAATTTTACGTATGTGCCTATGCACCAAA